In bacterium, the following are encoded in one genomic region:
- the clpP gene encoding ATP-dependent Clp endopeptidase proteolytic subunit ClpP produces MSSMSIPPYDQLVPVVVEQTGRGERSWDIFSRLLRERIIFLGTAIDDHIASLIVAQLLFLESEDPEKDIFLYINSPGGSVSAGLAIYDTMQHIRSDVSTICVGLAASMGAILLAGGAAKKRIALPHSRIMIHQPMGGTQGQASDIEIYTREMMRTRNQLYDIIAHHTGKSREEITKDSDRDKYMLSEEALEYGIIDTVLKGKQKPGES; encoded by the coding sequence ATGTCCAGCATGTCCATACCGCCCTACGATCAGCTCGTTCCCGTCGTCGTCGAACAGACGGGCCGTGGCGAACGCAGCTGGGATATCTTTTCCCGCCTGCTCCGTGAACGTATCATCTTTCTCGGCACCGCCATCGACGACCACATCGCCAGCCTCATCGTGGCACAGCTCCTCTTCCTCGAATCCGAGGATCCGGAGAAGGATATTTTCCTTTATATCAACAGTCCGGGCGGCAGTGTGTCGGCGGGACTCGCCATTTACGACACCATGCAGCATATTCGCTCGGATGTCTCCACCATCTGTGTGGGACTCGCGGCCTCGATGGGCGCCATCCTCCTCGCGGGCGGCGCAGCCAAGAAGCGCATCGCGCTGCCGCATTCCCGCATCATGATCCATCAGCCGATGGGTGGTACACAGGGACAGGCATCCGACATCGAAATCTATACCCGCGAAATGATGCGTACGCGAAATCAGCTTTACGATATCATCGCACATCACACCGGAAAATCGCGTGAAGAGATCACGAAAGATTCCGATCGTGACAAGTACATGCTTTCTGAAGAAGCACTCGAATACGGCATCATCGATACCGTGCTCAAAGGCAAGCAGAAACCCGGCGAGAGCTGA